Proteins from a single region of Oncorhynchus nerka isolate Pitt River linkage group LG18, Oner_Uvic_2.0, whole genome shotgun sequence:
- the LOC115115713 gene encoding NACHT, LRR and PYD domains-containing protein 3-like, giving the protein MSLYGEREEGTTASKMSLYGEREEETTASKMSLSGGREEGTTASKMTQDTSSKSVQKPRAESPTTSLLSMRSDQPPAFSQEPLPDDNKEVESLDSEDALKITHNLLDRRSQTLLTVQQEIKAKLKHKYQHISEGIGHHGNQSLFKDIYTELYITEGGSGGLNNEHEVRQIEMASKKQTTQETPIKCNDIFKPLPGQDKPIRTVLTKGIAGVGKTVSVQKVILDWAEGKANQDIHFMFPLPFRDLNLKKDQYSLMQHISHYLSELKEIDSIEDGETKTVFIFDGLDECRLPLDFKNNEKCCDVTKPTSVDVLLTNLIKGNLLPSALLWITSRPAAANQIPPECVDQVTEVRGFNDPQKEEYLRKKIKDQNLASEIIKHMKTSRSLHIMCHIPVFCWISATVLEIMLKEAEKDEVPKTLTQMYSHFILIQIIAKNKKYNKATETNPKELSQSDKEMILKLAKLAFQQLQKGNLIFYEEDLRECGLDVTEASEYSALCTEIFKEESGLYQDKVYSFLHLSIQEFLAAVHALESCLDKKENVFSPTSDDEEQESIQLSDLHRRAVDQALKSENGHLDLFLRFLLGLSLESNQNLLRGLLTQTGSTTQTNEETVERTVRYLSDKIKEESSPERIINLFHCLNELGANSLVEDMQNSLHSGTLSETRLKPDQCSALAYLLLMSEEVLEKFKLKRYNTSEKGYQRLMPVVKTCKRALLDGCKLTYKSCETLVSIHQTPNCPLRELDLSYNDLEDRGVKLLCVGLTNPLCNIQTLVLAGCNLTYESCEILASALQTPNSPVRELDLSYNDLGDRGVELLCVGLTSPLCNIQTLVLGQCGLTEGCCSDLASILSSPNSQLKQLELRDNDLQDSGVTLLSAGLKDPDYKLHTLGLSGCLVTEEGCAALSSALRSNPSHLKELDLSYNHPGDSAGGLLSAALVDPTYKLMKLNVDHGGECRLKSGLRKYACHLTLDPNTVNPHLILSEGNRKVTWVLEKQHYEDHPDRFDCLFQVLCREGLSGGRYYWEVEMDGDQIYIGVVYKGMKRKGDEDDSWVGLNRKSWCLFCSDSGYDFYHPGVSVRRSISDPVPNRVGVYLDWSAGTLSFYSVSSSGTLTHLYTEHTRFTEPLYPGFGFEVSSSSVTLCQIDDRHNQR; this is encoded by the exons ATGAGTctatatggggagagagaggaggggaccactgcctctaaaatgagtctatatggggagagagaggaggagaccactgcctctaaaatgagtctctctggggggagagaggaggggaccaCTGCCTCTAAAATGACCCAAGACACCAGTTCGAAGAG TGTCCAGAAGCCCAGAGCAGAGTCCCCTACAACCAGCCTGCTATCAATGAGGAGTGATCAGCCACCTGCTTTCAGCCAGGAACCATTACCAGATGACAATAAGGAAGTGGAGAGTTTGGACAGTGAGGATGCATTAAAGATCACACACAACCTTCTGGACAGAAGAA GTCAAACTCTGCTGACAGTCCAACAAGAGATTAAggctaaactgaaacacaagtatCAACACATATCTGAAGGAATTGGACACCATGGAAACCAAAGTCTGTTCAAAGacatctacacagagctctacatcacagagggtggaagtGGAGGgctcaataatgaacatgaggttAGACAGATAGAGATGGCATCCAAGAAACAAACCACACAAGAGACACCAATCAAATGCAACGACATCTTCAAGCCTTTACCTGGACAAGACAAACcaatcagaactgtgctgacaaaagGAATCGCTGGtgttggaaaaacagtctctgtgcagaaagTCATCCTTGACTGGGCagaaggaaaagcaaatcaggacATTCATTTCATGTTTCCTCTTCCTTTCCGTGATCTGAACCTGAAAAAGGACCAATACAGTCTGATGCAACATATATCCCACTACCTGTCAGAGCTGAAAGAGATTGACAGCATTGAAGATGGTGAAACCAAAACTGTTTTCAtttttgatggtctggatgagtgtcGACTTCCTCTAGACTTCAAAAACAATGAGAAATGCTGTGATGTCACGAAgccaacctcagtggatgttctgctgacaaacCTCATCAAGGggaatctgcttccctctgctctcctctggataacctCACGGCCTGCAGCTGCCAATCAGATCCCTCCTGAGTGTGTTGACCAagtgacagaggtacgagggttcaatgatcCACAGAAGGAGGAATACTTAAGGAAGAAAATCAAAGATCAGAATCTGGCCAGTGAAATCATCAAACACATGAAGAcgtcaaggagcctccacatcatgtgccacataccagtcttctgttggatatCAGCCACTGTCCTTGAGATTATGCTGAAAGAGGCAGAGAAGGATGAAGTCCCCAAAACTCTGACCCAGATGTATTCACATTTCATTCTCATCCAAATCATTGCGAAGAACAAGAAGTACAACAAAGCCACAGAGACAAACCCAAAGGAACTGTCTCAGTCAGACAAAGAGATGATCCTGAAACTGGCAAAGCTGGCTTTCCAACAGCTGCAGAAGGGCAACCTGATCTTCTATGAGGAGGACCTGAGAGAGTGTGGCCTTGATGTCACAGAGGCGTCAGAGTACTCAGCATTGTGTACAGAGATCTTTAAAGAGGAATCTGGGCTGTACCAAGACAAGGTCTACAGCTTTCtgcatctgagcattcaggagtttctagCAGCAGTGCATGCTTTAGAATCTTGTCTGGACAAGAAGGAAAATGTTTTCTCCCCAACTAGTGATGATGAAGAGCAGGAGTCAATCCAGTTGTCTGACTTACACAGGAGAGCAGTGGACCAGGCCTTGAAGAGTGAGAATGGACACCTGGACCtgttcctccgcttccttctgggtctctcactggagtccaatcagaatcTGTTACGAGGCCTTCTGACACAGACAGGAAGTACAACACAGACCAATGAGGAAACAGTTGAGAGAACAGTCAGGTACCTTTCAGACAAGATCAAGGAGGAATCCTCACCAGAAAGGATCATCAActtgttccactgtctgaatgaacttgGTGCCAACTCTCTAGTTGAAGACATGCAGAACTCCCTGCATTCAGGAACTCTTTCAGAAACAAGACTAAAACCTGACCAATGTTCAGCCCTGGCCTACCTGTTACTGATGTCAGAGGAGGTGCTGGAGAAGTTTAAACTGAAGAGATACAACACATCAGAGAAAGGTTATCAGAGGTTAATGCCGGTAGTGAAAACCTGCAAGAGAGCACT actggATGGCTGTAAACTCACATATAAATCCTGTGAGACTCTGGTCTCAATTCACCAGACACCAAACTGCCCTCTGAGAGAACTGGACCTCAGCTACAATGACCTGGAAGACagaggagtgaagctgctctgtGTTGGACTAACCAATCCACTCTGCAACATACAGACACTAGT acTAGCCGGCTGTAACCTCACATATGAATCCTGTGAGATTCTGGCCTCAGCTCTGCAGACACCAAACTCCCCCGTAAGAGAACTGGACCTCAGCTACAATGACCTGGGAGACAGAGGAGTGGAGCTGCTCTGTGTTGGACTAACCAGTCCACTCTGCAACATACAGACACTAGT TCTCGGTCAGTGTGGTCTGACAGAGGGTTGCTGTTCAGATCTGGCCTCAATCCTGAGTTCACCCAACTCACAACTGAAACAACTGGAGCTGAGAGACAATGACCTGCAGGACTCAGGAGTTACACTGCTGTCTGCTGGACTGAAGGATCCAGACTATAAACTACACACACTGGG gctgtctggctgtctggtcaCAGAGGAGGGCTGTGCTGCTCTGtcttcagctctgaggtcaaacccctcccacctgaaagagctggacctgagctacaatcacccaggagactctgCAGGGGGACTGCTTTCAGCTGCTCTGGTGGATCCCACATATAAACTGATGAAGCTGAA TGTGGATCATGGCGGAGAGTGCAGGCTGAAatcagggctgaggaaat ATGCCTGTCATCTCACCCTGGACCCAAATACAGTAAACCCACACCTGATACTGTCTGAGGGGAACAGGAAGGTGACATGGGTGTTGGAGAAGCAACATTATGAAGACCATCCAGACAGATTTGATTGTCTTTTCCAAGTTCTCTGCAGAGAAGGCTTATCTGGAGGTCGTTATTACTGGGAGGTGGAGATGGACGGTGACCAGATTTACATCGGTGTGGTGTACAAaggaatgaagaggaagggagatgagGATGACAGTTGGGTTGGACTCAATAGGAAGTCCTGGTGTTTATTCTGCTCTGATAGCGGTTATGACTTTTACCATCCCGGAGTCAGTGTCAGAAGATCCATCTCTGATCCTGTTCCTAACAGAGttggagtgtatctggactggtcAGCTGGTACTTTGTCCTTCTATAGTGTGTCCTCCTCTGGTACACTGACACACCTTTACACAGAACACACCAGATTCACTGAACCCCTCTATCCTGGGTTTGGGTTTGAGGTTTCCTCCTCCTCAGTCACTCTGTGTCAGATAGACGATCGACACAATCAAAGGTGA